The segment TTTTTGCTTACCCATTTTTGACCATTGCCATTATTCTCTCCTCCTGATGCATTTTGCGTCTGAAGGCGTCCTCCAATTTGTAGTAGAGCCTCTCAAATTTCACCGGCTTCATCATATAATCGAATGCACCGAGTTCCATACCTCGAATGGCGACCTCGACACTGGCGTGCCCTGTAAGCATGATGGCTTCAATGAGCGGCCAGCGTTGCTTGATCAAACTAAGAAGTGTCAGACCGTCCATCCCGGGCATTTTAACATCGAGTAAAACAACATCCGCTTCAAAAGTTTCAAGCTTGTTCAGAGCCTCTTCTCCCGATGCGGCAAGTTCCACGGTATTTCCCCGCTTACTCAACCTTTTGCCCAGTGTGCGAAGGAAATCTCCCTCATCATCTACAAGAAGCACATTGATGGAGCACATTGCAGTTTTCTCCATTTTAACGATTAACAGCCTGATGAATTTTTTCGAGCAACTCTTCAAGATCACAAGGTTTTAAAAGATAATCAAAAGCACCGTATGACACGCCCTCTTTTGCTGCTTTCTCCGAACCGTGCCCTGTAAGCATAATTACAGGCATGTCCGGGTCCATCTTTTTGAATATCTTAAGCACCTCAATGCCATCCATGTCTTCCATCTTGAGATCCAGAATCGCGACATCAAAATCATTCTTCCTTAGAATCTGAATTGCGACGGTGCCACCGACTGCAGTAAGAATATCCAAACCGCGTTTCCCAAGACGTTTTTGTAAAACCTCGGTAAACCCCGTTTCATCATCTACAAGCAGAACCCGGATCACTTCAGTATTCATAGCAACTCCCTTTAGTCACCTCTGCGCAATTCAATATGCCTTGCTCTGGCCTCATAAATCTTAGTTTCCTGAGACTGCTTTTTCAGATAGGCATCTTTGATTTTTGCAAGAAGCTCTTCCATCTCACAAGGCTTCAACATATAATCAAATGCT is part of the Maridesulfovibrio ferrireducens genome and harbors:
- a CDS encoding response regulator gives rise to the protein MCSINVLLVDDEGDFLRTLGKRLSKRGNTVELAASGEEALNKLETFEADVVLLDVKMPGMDGLTLLSLIKQRWPLIEAIMLTGHASVEVAIRGMELGAFDYMMKPVKFERLYYKLEDAFRRKMHQEERIMAMVKNG
- a CDS encoding response regulator, which codes for MNTEVIRVLLVDDETGFTEVLQKRLGKRGLDILTAVGGTVAIQILRKNDFDVAILDLKMEDMDGIEVLKIFKKMDPDMPVIMLTGHGSEKAAKEGVSYGAFDYLLKPCDLEELLEKIHQAVNR